In one Amyelois transitella isolate CPQ chromosome 22, ilAmyTran1.1, whole genome shotgun sequence genomic region, the following are encoded:
- the LOC106129978 gene encoding alpha-tocopherol transfer protein-like: MTLEQPTGEMWQKIREELNENADTKDADLAHIKEWLKKEPHLPDEWDDQRIMTFLRGCKFSLEKTKRKLDMYFTMRTAVPEFFTDRDVKRPELQEILNMVQMPPLPGLTPDGRRVIIMRGLDKDVQTPNVADAFKLALMMGDVRLAEEKEGVAGDVYILDASVATPTHFSKFTPTLVKKFLVCVQEAYPVKLKAVHVINISPLVDKIVNFVKPFIKDKIKERIFLHSDSSELYKYVPKEMLPNEYGGNAGSMADLHSAWVKKMDEYTDWFKQQEDVKANEALRPGKPTNYDELFGIDGSFRQLVID; the protein is encoded by the exons ATGACGCTGGAACAGCCAACTGGGGAGATGTGGCAGAAGATCAGGGAGGAGTTGAACGAGAATGCCGACACCAAAGACGCAGACTTGGCTCACATCAAGGAGTGGTTGAAGAAGGAGCCACATCTGCCTGATGAATGGG ATGACCAGCGTATCATGACCTTCCTCCGGGGTTGCAAATTCTCCCTGGAGAAGACCAAGCGTAAGCTGGACATGTACTTCACCATGAGAACAGCTGTGCCGGAATTCTTCACAGACCGTGATGTCAAGCGGCCTGAACTACAGGAAATTCTTAATATGGT GCAAATGCCTCCGCTTCCTGGACTAACACCAGATGGGCGTCGTGTTATCATCATGAGAG GTCTCGACAAAGACGTCCAGACCCCAAATGTGGCTGACGCGTTCAAGCTGGCCCTCATGATGGGCGATGTGAGACTGGCTGAGGAGAAGGAGGGAGTTGCTGGAGATGTGTACATCCTGGACGCTTCCGTCGCCACCCCCACTCATTTCTCGAAGTTCACACCGACATTGGTGAAGAAATTCCTAGTCTGTGTACAg GAGGCCTATCCAGTCAAACTAAAGGCTGTGCACGTCATCAACATCTCACCTCTGGTTGACAAGATCGTCAACTTCGTTAAACCTTTCATCAAGGACAAGATCAAAGAAAGA ATCTTCCTCCATTCCGACTCCAGTGAGTTGTACAAATACGTGCCCAAGGAAATGTTACCCAATGAATATGGTGGCAACGCCGGCAGCATGGCTGATTTACATA GTGCGTGGGTCAAGAAAATGGACGAGTACACAGACTGGTTCAAACAACAGGAAGACGTGAAAGCCAACGAAGCCCTGAGACCGGGCAAACCGACCAATTACGATGAACTCTTCGGAATCGACGGCTCCTTCCGTCAGTTGGTCATAGATTGA